In Geopsychrobacter electrodiphilus DSM 16401, a single window of DNA contains:
- a CDS encoding TolC family protein — translation MKILLSITIALCLLSCVSQVTFAAEPEQHPRQLTLADAVNLALAANPALTLTRNRQAAANVSVEAAQANFLPDLQAKTRASERYAQDAIPGQGNDSRSLSLGLSSSLNLFNGFADEASLSNARRQLDAAAATLLRQQQATAFNAATAYINVLSNRELVKVAEQNLVREEALRAQIEAFYQAGNRSVTDLYQQQAAKAQAELDLLDARRNLEVALLLLAQSLGQQPPWAVDPQPLNPLALVDSLKGLEPGAALQFALKARPDLIAQNRLVEAAQDTTREAAAGRLPRLDLVASADTGYSSLNSGRAIGAQLSQDNGVATLGLTLSVPIFDRAKTRSEVSQARIAEQDATVKVVQLRQQIGVEVGQAVADYRRAELQLTLTQAQLKFARQALDAALARYQAGAASWVERATARTTFVQTAGAEVRARYALLQQGLAVGYARGDIQLLLTRIPSGKE, via the coding sequence ATGAAAATATTATTGTCTATCACCATCGCTCTCTGTCTGTTGAGCTGCGTCTCTCAAGTAACATTCGCGGCCGAACCAGAACAGCATCCACGACAACTGACTCTGGCTGACGCCGTCAATCTGGCGCTGGCTGCAAACCCTGCGTTGACTCTGACTCGCAACCGCCAGGCGGCGGCGAACGTCAGCGTCGAGGCAGCCCAGGCCAATTTTCTCCCCGATCTGCAGGCGAAAACTCGCGCCAGCGAGCGCTATGCCCAGGACGCCATTCCGGGACAGGGGAACGACTCCCGTTCCTTAAGCCTCGGCCTCTCCTCCAGCCTCAATCTGTTCAACGGCTTCGCCGACGAAGCCAGCCTCAGCAACGCCCGGCGCCAACTCGATGCCGCCGCAGCCACCCTGTTGCGCCAGCAACAGGCCACCGCCTTCAACGCGGCGACCGCCTATATCAATGTTTTGTCCAATCGTGAACTGGTCAAGGTGGCCGAACAGAATCTGGTCCGGGAAGAGGCGTTGCGCGCCCAGATCGAGGCGTTCTATCAGGCGGGAAATCGCTCAGTGACGGACCTCTATCAACAACAAGCCGCCAAGGCCCAGGCCGAACTCGATCTGCTTGACGCCCGGCGCAACCTTGAGGTCGCTCTCCTGCTGCTGGCCCAGAGCCTGGGCCAGCAGCCCCCCTGGGCCGTCGACCCGCAGCCCCTCAATCCCCTGGCACTGGTTGACAGTCTGAAAGGGCTCGAGCCGGGCGCAGCACTGCAGTTTGCACTCAAAGCGCGCCCCGACCTGATCGCCCAGAACAGGCTGGTTGAGGCGGCGCAAGATACGACCCGTGAGGCTGCGGCCGGCCGCCTGCCCCGCCTTGATCTGGTAGCCAGTGCCGACACCGGATACAGTTCGCTCAACAGCGGACGCGCTATTGGTGCCCAGCTCAGTCAGGATAATGGCGTCGCCACCCTCGGATTAACCCTCAGCGTACCGATATTTGATCGCGCCAAGACCCGCAGCGAGGTCAGCCAAGCACGCATCGCCGAGCAGGATGCCACAGTCAAGGTGGTTCAACTGCGGCAACAGATCGGCGTCGAAGTCGGCCAGGCGGTCGCCGATTACCGGCGTGCCGAGCTTCAACTGACCCTCACCCAGGCCCAGCTCAAGTTCGCCCGTCAAGCCCTGGATGCCGCCCTCGCCCGCTACCAGGCCGGCGCGGCGAGCTGGGTTGAGCGCGCTACCGCCCGCACGACCTTTGTCCAGACCGCCGGAGCCGAAGTGCGGGCCCGTTACGCCCTGCTCCAGCAGGGACTGGCCGTAGGTTACGCTCGCGGTGATATTCAACTTCTGCTGACCCGCATCCCCTCAGGCAAGGAATAA